CATGCCAAAGGCAGTGATGCCTCTGAAAGTACCTTCACATATCAGAGGGCTTCCAGAATCTCCCTTGGGGAAAACAAGAGGAATGGTGGAGATCAGCATCAAGTATGACCACTAGCAGGATGGAAGAAATGCCATTCAATGTGAAGCATTTAATGTGAAGTTAAGACCAACCTTGACTTACTTGATGATGAGTgcttaaaaaaccaaaatgttgAGGAATATTCAATGATAtagtcaattttttttctctctttgtttacaAAGCAGTGAAAATTGAAATGAAACTTGAATTATTAATTTGTGGAATCCAGTGATTTTGAGACAGACTCTCTGCTTTGGAAACTCCTTTTTGTCATTTTCTCAAAATGCTGAGTAACTCAAGGCATAAAATAGTTAAATGCAGATGGGCCATTGAGGCAAAGAATAAAAGCTATGTTTTCTAGTTCTTCTGGGAGTTAATTGTTTtctcaaagaaacaaaaccaaagcaacTTGTACTTCATCTTCTCAAACAGAAATTGCTCCCttgaatctctctttttttaaatgagaaagaaacattTAATGAAATAAGTTATACAATAATATCTCTTAAGAGCATATGGAATGTGAAAGACTCAAACTTAAATCAAATGAAACTCAAACTTCATCAATGCAGTAACCATTGAAGAGAAAATTACATGATAACGCTTGGGTCTATCACCTTATCATAGGCTCAGTGAACATTAAAATTAGACCTTGGAGGTCAGTTCCTTCAAACTCTCACGAATGCCATTCTTCTCTAGCAAACATTGTTCATTTAGTCAATATTCATGGAGCACCTACCAGGTGCCATGTAGTCTTCTAGACACTAGGACAAgatcagtgaacaaaatagacGAAAAGTACTCCTCTTGTGGAATTTGCATTATTCTTTGCTCTTCCTCCCAAGTCTCTTGAGCATCTGATGCTAGATGGATGCTCCTGGAAGTCAGTGATTACACTTCAGAGCTGCCTGGTTCCACCAGGAGGGAGGCTTCAGTTAGCTGTGAGTCATGCTTTATTCTTGTGACTGCAGTACCCAGTATGTGACCTTGCATTCTCTCAaggaactctttgcgaccccgtggaccaaacagtccatggaattctctaggtcagaatactggagtgggtagcctttcccttctctaggggagtttcccaacccggagatcaaacccaggtctcctgcattgcaggcggattctacaccagctgagccacaaaggaagccccaagGAACTCTAGATCAgcatatttaaagatatttaaagtcTAGAGACCCAATCGGCTGTTTCCTTGCTATGGCTTTAGGGATGACGGGTGTTTCTGGATGGAGAGTCATTGAGGCTTGTACATGGAGTTCTGCAAATGAAAGTTTCTGAGAGCAGTTCCTCCCCGGGGAGGTGAGAAGGGACAGACCAGTGCTCAGGGCTTAAACCGTCCTCAAGTGTTCTTCTGCTCCTATCTTTAAGCAAAGACCTGTCCCAGCCCTTCTCAGGGCATGCTGAGAGGGAGGCTTGCGTGTTCTCTGGTATGGAGTGCTTGGAAGTTGTTTCCAAAGGTCGAGCTTGGCTCTAGGGAGCTATGCAGTTTACTCCAAGATCTTCAGTCAGTCTTGGGAATGCAGGTATTTCAGACTTACCTGGCTAAATGGCAGAGGGATTATTAGGGAGTGCTCAGATGGGCAAAGGTACTGAAGGCCCTAGATGAACCCTGACTTCAGCTCTCCTGAGTGTTACATATCTTTTTTCAGTTTAGATCTATATATGTTaatatgaaaaatgagaaaaaattgcTTCTTAGTGGTTTTTGATATAAAATCAAGAATATGCAGTAGTTCAACCTAGTCCCATCACTAGCAGTGAACGTGTTATTTTTGATGAACAACTCATCTGAGCTGAGaacattaatttatttgactggAGTTTTATCAGACTTCTTTTAAAAAGCACTAGGACTCTGTAAAAGCCAATGCAAATCATGACATTAcgttctctatatctgtatgACTTAACCCAACAGCTCAAGTTTGGGATCTTATTTTACTTACCTCGCAGGAGTCTTTTCCACCTTGGAGGCTTCCAGCACAAATCATATTCAGTCCAATCACAGGTTTATAATTATAGTGTGACTGATCATTGCAGATTTTTCTGTCTATGATAGTGACATTGACTTCTCTCAAAATATCAGACCGAGGGGAATTATTGTGAAACTTTCCCCACCCTGCAACTCGACACGCAGTTCCTGGTTTCACATCACTGCCCACTTTTGGGAGCTGAAGGATAGCCACGTTTTTATTAAGTGTTGCTTTTTTGTTCAGCTGTTGGGAGGCAAGCAAAAAGAGTTAACAGAACAAGATAATaaaaatgtcactttttaaatttaagttctaGCCCAACCGCCAGGGACCCCCTTATACAGTTATCAGGCCACTGAGAAAGATTTCCATATCAGAAGCCAGATTGTAGGAGCTTCTATGACTTTTGAATCAGTCAAAAGTATAATCAAAGGTTTGTACCTTTAGCAGTTTAAGATCGCCTTCATGTGTGTCCTGGTCATAGCACGGATAGGGAAACTGTTTCTTAATGAACGTGATCTGTTTTTCAGGCTCTTTCTTGGTTATTGAGTGAGCCCCAAGAATGATCTGGGTTTTCCGGTTCCTGAAAACAGACACCATACTGTTTATTTGGTTTACTCTTTAAATCAGGAGCTAAGCATATTATGGGCTGATCACTTTCACTGTCCCATCTATAAATGTGCTTGCTGTGGAAATACCTGTTTGtgactcagaaaaaaaatgtatactttaAAGAATAAAAGTGAATTGTTTATGaatttatcattatcatcatcatcatgctGACCTGCAGCTTATTTATAACAAGCTAAACTAGGTTCATTGAAAATCAAATGataagagaattccatgggggaCTTCCTcattggtccagtggttggagtccacctgccagtgcagtggACGTGGACtacatccctggtctgggaggattccacatgccgcggggCGGCTAGGCCAGTGCACCATGACTACGGAAGTCCttgggccctagagcctgtgctccacaacaagagaagccattgcagggagaagcccacacacagcaactagagagtagctcctgcttgccgcaactagagaaagcctgctcgcagcaacagccaaaaattaaaatgaatatgtaataaatattaaaaaaagagaattccaTGGTAGCTAAGCCAAGTCTTGGGATCTTTGGTGGAGTTATACTGCTGTCTCCCTCAACCTTCCTTTAGTTGTAATAGGGAATCCAGTTGCAGATAACTGGAACACAGAAATCTCAGTGGtctaacaacaaaagcaaaagacacTCGATAGTTGTAGAACTAATGCACTGAAAAAATCTTTGTAAGAGGACAACAAACTTATCTTAAATGGGCAAACTTTCAGAAATAGATTGCTTAATGGAAGACCCTATGTGCATGGCACTGAGTGTGTGTATTTGAGGGAAAGGTGGTCTAAAGGGGGGCCCCTTCAGATCTTCCTTTTCTTACACCATTCTGAAGATTCATTTGGGTTAATAAAATCAAGATACTCTCTGATGTATTAATGATGAAGGCCATTATTATTCATAACTTAGCACAAACTACACCAACAATATATTCACACTGCTGTTTTTCCATTACACAGCTGATATCAGTCTCACTTAGACCTTAGAACAGCGCTTTTAGTAGAGCATACTTTGACGATGAAATATTCTATAAGTCCTCACTGTCCAATATGGAGCCCCATGTAGGCTACCAAGgacttgaaatgtggccagtgaGACTGAGGATCTAAATT
The sequence above is a segment of the Cervus elaphus chromosome 25, mCerEla1.1, whole genome shotgun sequence genome. Coding sequences within it:
- the LOC122683949 gene encoding granzyme A-like: MRNSSTFLAATLSTVVFLLIPEDLCEKIIGGNEVTPHSRPYMVLLKGENICAGALIAKDWVLTAAHCDLNRKTQIILGAHSITKKEPEKQITFIKKQFPYPCYDQDTHEGDLKLLKLNKKATLNKNVAILQLPKVGSDVKPGTACRVAGWGKFHNNSPRSDILREVNVTIIDRKICNDQSHYNYKPVIGLNMICAGSLQGGKDSCEGDSGSPLICEGTFRGITAFGMEGKCGDPRGPGVYILLSKKHLNWIAKTMKQAV